A genomic window from Purpureocillium takamizusanense chromosome 2, complete sequence includes:
- a CDS encoding Homoserine O-acetyltransferase (COG:H~EggNog:ENOG503NXB4~MEROPS:MER0044357), with protein MAICHALTGSADVSDWWGPLLGGPGRVFDTSRFFIVCMNSLGSPYGTASPVTAKDGDRAKGRYGPEFPLTTIRDDVNLHKLLLDDLGVKQVAAVIGGSLGGMFVLEWAYFGKDYIRCIVPIATSSRHSAWGISWGEAQRQSIYADPKYDDGYYPFDDPPSTGLGAARMSALLTYRSRNSFEARFGRNIPDPSKVQTIRERPRPSTPSEAHFHIHNDGHNVKRTALSRTSSGASGPPETPVAQGSRGAAATAAAAQSATPAESPDPQFHGPQKGSLTGGEKLPTSTYFSAQSYLRYQGTKFVKRFDGNCYIAMTRKLDTHDVSRNRAATIAEALALIEQPTLVLGIESDGLFTFAEQEEIAQHVKDARLERIDSPEGHDAFLLQFEQVNSYILAFLKEVLPDIMSQEGSAPEETGVGQLTKSSTFGEAEVEDITAW; from the exons ATGGCCATCTGTCATGCGCTCACCGGCAGCGCCGACGTGAGCGACTGGTGGGGGCCGCTGCTTGGAGGCCCCGGACGCGTCTTCGACACGTCTAGGTTCTTCATCGTGTGCATGAACAGCTTGGGCAGTCCGTATGGTACGGCGAGCCCCGTCacggccaaggacggcgaccGTGCCAAGGGACGCTATGGGCCAGAGTTTCCCTTGACCACCATCCGGGACGATGTTAA CTTGCACAAATTGCTCCTGGACGATCTCGGCGTCAAGCAGGTCGcggccgtcatcggcggctcCCTGGGCGGCATGTTTGTGCTGGAGTGGGCGTACTTTGGCAAGGATTACATCCGGTGCATCGTGCCCATAGCCACGTCAAGCCGTCACAGCGCCTGGGGCATCAGCTGGGGCGAAGCGCAAAGGCAGAGCATCTACGCGGACCCCAAGTACGACGACGGGTACTACCCCTTTGACgacccgccgtcgacgggcctAGGCGCTGCGCGCATGTCGGCACTCTTGACGTATCGCAGCCGCAACTCGTTCGAGGCTCGCTTCGGACGCAACATCCCCGACCCTTCCAAGGTGCAGACCATCCgcgagcggccgcggcccagcACGCCGTCCGAGGCGCACTTTCACATCCACAACGACGGCCACAACGTCAAGCGAACGGCACTTTCGCGTACCAGCAGCGGGGCCAGCGGTCCCCCGGAGACCCCGGTGGCGCAGGGATCTAGAggtgccgcggcgacggcggcggcggcacagaGTGCAACGCCTGCGGAGTCGCCTGATCCTCAGTTCCACGGTCCACAAAAGGGCAGTctcacgggcggcgagaagctgccgacgtcgacgtaCTTTTCGGCGCAGTCCTACCTGCGATACCAAGGGACCAAATTTGTCAAGCGCTTTGACGGCAACTGCTACATCGCCATGACGCGAAAGCTGGACACACACGACGTGTCGCGGAACAGGGCGGCTAccatcgccgaggcgctggcgctgatTGAGCAGCCGACGCTGGTGCTGGGCATCGAGAGCGACGGCCTCTTTACCTTTGCCGAGCAGGAGGAAATCGCGCAGCATGTCAAGGACGCGCGGCTGGAGCGCATCGACAGCCCTGAAGGCCATGATGCGTTCCTGTTGCAGTTTGAGCAGGTCAACAGCTACATTCTGGCGTTCCTCAAAGAGGTTCTGCCAGACATTATGAGCCAGGAGGGCAGCGCGCCCGAGGAGACGGGCGTCGGGCAGCTGACCAAGTCGAGCACGTTCGGTGAGGCTGAGGTCGAGGACATTACTGCGTGGTGA
- a CDS encoding uncharacterized protein (COG:P~EggNog:ENOG503NTWV~TransMembrane:11 (o58-75i80-97o117-139i151-179o220-240i261-280o358-381i393-415o427-446i492-512o532-551i)), translated as MARSVDDDMLPPPMATTIRERTLGGNRAFHNFYNDYSHIPDPNLRRRLALSEIDKVPFGLYHVRAVLVAGVGFLLDSYDIFAINLITTFLGMVFWGGDDNGNGYGGNGGVLPDTINQALKASTSAGIVIGMIVFGWLADALGRRRMYGIELAIIIFCTFCCALVSASPSVSASALLIFWRVVMGVGIGGDYPLSSVITSEFAPTRWRGAMIAAVFSMQGFGLLMSSVVALITTAAFKGAYINIKDETQCDTACRIAADRSWRIIVGVGAIPACLALYYRITIPETPRYTFDVQHDVEKADADIRAYVQSKASGDYEANRNSGARVAETSLDVPRASWADVFAYFGEWKNLKVLIGTTLSWFFLDLAFYGLGLNSSIVLHAIGYATGNNLYDKLYNQAVGMIILSCAGSIPGYWTAVFTIDTVGRKPLQIFGFLFLTIIFCILGFRLKHLSEGAMLALYILGQFLFNAGPNTTTFVVPGECFPTRYRSTGHGLSAAMGKIGAIVAQVISIPLLKQGPGSEGCVGNACSPNLDGLLKLFALFMLLGTLVSLLIPETKGVTLEELSGESRTSYNAGCNGSISLGSPKLRAWNPFHGGQPAGFIYPRTHAGAFAKSKRSPRSGAVASPELTEENARQQKTRFWRRHRKSRGASDGSTELALRDRSGASGQADGTSADGAGSTASQTMLHQQQLPTWGAGWGRIDRGGPPQVPGNMQLQDVGMLLRPN; from the exons ATGGCGCGctctgtcgacgacgatatGCTGCCCCcgcccatggcgacgacgattcgCGAGCGAACCCTGGGCGGGAACCGCGCCTTTCACAATTTCTACAATGACTACTCTCACATACCCGACCCCAACCTGCGGAGACGACTTGCCTTGTCCGAGATTGACAAGGTGCCGTTTGGATTGTACC ATGTCCGCGCAGTACTGGTTGCCGGCGTTGGTTTTCTTCTTGATTCTTACGACATCTTTGCCATCAACCTCATCACGACATTCTTAGGTATGGTCTTttggggcggcgacgataATGGCAACGGGTACGGAGGAAACGGTGGGGTCTTGCCCGACACGATCAACCAAGCCCTCAAGGCCTCCACAAGTGCCGGCATTGTTATCGGCATGATTGTGTTTGGATGGTTGGCAGA CgctctcggccgccgccgaatGTACGGCATAGAactcgccatcatcatcttctgcACCTTTTGCTGCGCTCTCGTCTCTGCAAGCCCGTCCGTGAGCGCTTCGGCGCTCTTGATCTTCTGGCGTGTGGTCATG GGGGTCGGAATCGGCGGCGACTATCCGTTATCATCGGTGATTACTTCGGA ATTTGCTCCGACACGGTGGCGTGGTGCCATGATTGCTGCCGTCTTCTCCATGCAGGGGTTTGGGCTTCTCATGTCGTCTGTAGTTGccctcatcaccaccgccgccttcaaGGGTGCGTACATCAACATCAAGGACGAGACGCAGTGCGACACTGCCTGTCGAATAGCTGCCGACCGGTCCTGGCGCATTATCGTCGGTGTGGGCGCCATTCCTGCGTGCCTCGCGCTGTACTACCGCATCACCATTCCCGAGACGCCACGATACACCTTTGATGTCCAACACGACGTCGAAAAGGCCGATGCCGACATCCGAGCGTACGTCCAGAGCAAGGCCAGTGGCGACTACGAGGCCAACCGCAATTCGGGAGCCAGGGTGGCCGAGACAAGCCTCGATGTCCCACGAGCATCATGGGCTGATGTCTTTGCCTATTTCGGCGAGTGGAAGAACCTCAAGGTGCTCATCGGAACCACACTGTCTTGGTTCTTTTTG GACCTGGCCTTTTACGGCCTCGGATTAAACAGCAGCATCGTTCTGCACGCTATTGGATACGCGACTGGGAACAATCTGTACGACAAGCTGTACAACCAGGCCGTCGGCATGATCATTCTATCCTGTGCTGGCTCTATCCCTGGGTACTGGACGGCAGTATTTACCATCGACACTGTGGGCCGCAAGCCACTTCAGATATTCGGCTTCCTGTTCCTGACAATCATCTTCTGCATCCTAGGGTTCAGACTCAAGCACTTGAGCGAGGGTGCTATGCTTGCGTTGTATATTCTTGGGCAGTTCCTGTTCAACGCAGGTCCTAACACGACGACCTTTGTTGTTCCGGGCGAGTGTTTCCCGACACGTTACCGATCGACCGGCCATGGACTGTCAGCGGCCATGGGAAAAATCggggccatcgtcgcccaggTCATCAGCATTCCGTTGCTGAAGCAAGGACCGGGAAGTGAGGGCTGCGTTGGTAACGCCTGCTCGCCTAATCTCGATGGCCTCCTCAAGCTCTTTGCCCTGTTCATGCTGCTAGGCACTCTGGTTTCCTTGCTTATCCCCGAAACCAAGGGAGTGACGTTGGAGGAGCTGTCGGGGGAATCCAGAACCAGCTACAATGCTGGGTGCAACGGAAGCATCAGCCTTGGGTCGCCCAAGCTGCGGGCCTGGAATCCGttccacggcggccagccggccggcttCATCTACCCCCGGACCCACGCAGGTGCTTTTGCCAAGTCGAAGCGATCGCCACGGTCAGGGGCGGTGGCATCGCCGGAGCTCACCGAGGAGAACGCCCGGCAACAAAAGACTCGCTtctggcgacggcatcggaAATCTCGCGGTGCCAGCGACGGATCGACCGAACTTGCTCTGCGCGACCGAAGTGGAGCAAGTGGCCAAGCGGACGGTACATCAGCAGACGGAGCCGGGAGCACGGCGAGCCAGACGATGCTGCACCAACAGCAACTGCCGACCTGGGGCGCCGGCTGGGGGAGAATTGACCGAGGCGGCCCACCACAGGTGCCTGGCAACATGCAGCTGCAGGACGTGGGCATGCTACTGCGGCCGAACTAG
- a CDS encoding uncharacterized protein (SECRETED:SignalP(1-27~SECRETED:cutsite=VSA-AP~SECRETED:prob=0.8540)), with the protein MLSLALQSTITATLLSVLLLAASGVSAAPAPAEQAKQAEAVNYNSRFTCPDRVNSFCRASNIHSGCTSNNEFRSDAMDTCGECKC; encoded by the exons ATGCTATCCCTCGCCCTCCAgtccaccatcaccgccaccctcctctccgtcctccttctcgccgcgtccggcgtcagcgccgcccccgcccccgccgagcaggccaagcaggccgaggccgtcaacTACAACAGCCGCTTCACCTGCCCGGATAGGGTCAATAGTTTTTGCCGAGCGTCCAATATTCACTCCGGCTGCACCTCCAACAACGAGTTCCGctccgacgccatggacacGTGCGGCGAGTGCAAAT GCTAA
- a CDS encoding uncharacterized protein (EggNog:ENOG503P78V), whose translation MTLSSGFHMPGAFHADGIHQGLFRPPVSPASSSGYLPTAARPASAVVDTASTTKRKRHHHQHHHHYNHNPHPSTQKASGWPDHDDSPSTPAKPPSGVLAPPAPIFTHAHPGVYTLAGEVGTPHAGPDDSSVLGESMYSDSNYRKALGCKRLRDDVDMIDPGGPMPLFNLPTAPAQSRGWSSVAFSTLGGVVGKVWEFCKAGAFRGFYAGGGTGYDVQPGDELAPETPRYYDDDKVTDEQRVPGYFPQGFEYRYNEAADDTYTGYDSRASTPTGPAAKRRHMGSSADELGRNWVMVKEPRPGPETSTPRKQTANRPQPRNRNQGPAATTGRRIVASPRNAPNAGATNPAISTPRRYSSRLSSSTAASPSAREPARPASSASLASFRSPEPAKAASRAVPNPAGTASPTSHAAGSHSGRRSLNQSVGHASLSHRRTHSNASTASSRGGREQDPIEASPRLDAEAKKLAARRKMEERDADVRIAAFNKRLQDMIRQGKEALGTTVEVDGGDGGWEDDDD comes from the coding sequence ATGACGCTCTCGTCGGGCTTCCATATGCCCGGCGCCttccacgccgacggcatccACCAGGGTCTCTTCCGtccgcccgtctcgcccgcctcgagctccggATATCTCCCCACCGCCGCAaggcccgcctccgccgttGTCGACACCGCCTCTACGACCAAGCGCaagcgacaccaccaccaacatcaccatcatTATAATCACAACCCCCACCCCTCTACCCAAAAGGCCAGCGGCTGGCCCGATCACGATGACTctccctcgacgcccgcgaagCCCCCGAGCGGCGTCCtggcccccccggcccccaTCTTCACCCATGCCCACCCGGGCGTCTAcacgctcgccggcgaggtcggcacGCCACATGCCGggcccgacgacagcagcgtGCTTGGCGAGAGCATGTACTCCGACTCCAACTACCGCAAAGCTCTCGGCTGCAAGCGACTTCgtgacgacgtcgacatgatCGATCCGGGCGGCCCGATGCCGCTCTTCAACCTTCccaccgcgcccgcccagtCACGTGGATGGAGCAGTGTCGCTTTCAGCACCCTCGGTGGTGTCGTGGGTAAGGTCTGGGAGTTTTGTAAGGCAGGTGCCTTTAGGGGCTTTTATGCCGGTGGCGGGACGGGGTACGACGTGCAGCCAGGAGACGAGCTCgcgcccgagacgccgcggTACTACGACGATGATAAAGTCACCGATGAGCAGCGTGTGCCCGGGTACTTTCCCCAAGGCTTCGAGTATCGCTACAACGAAGCGGCCGACGATACATATACGGGCTACGATAGCCGAGCGTCTACGCCTactggcccggcggcgaagcggaGACATATGGGGTCGTCCGCAGACGAGCTGGGCAGAAATTGGGTCATGGTCAAGGAACCGCGACCCGGGCCAgagacgtcgacgcctcgcAAGCAAACCGCAAACCGACCACAGCCTCGAAACCGGAATCAGGGTccggccgccaccactgGCCGCCGGATCGTGGCCAGCCCGCGCAACGCACCCAACGCTGGCGCCACGAACCCTGCCATCTCGACGCCACGCCGATACTCGAGCCGCCTgagctcctccaccgccgcttCCCCATCCGCGCGTGAGCCGGCTCGGCCTGCTTCTTCGGCCTCGCTAGCATCCTTTAGGTCTCCCgagccggccaaggcggcgagcagggccgtTCCCAACCCCGCAGGTACGGCGTCGCCAACCTCGCACGCTGCGGGCTCTCACTCTGGGCGGCGCTCCCTAAATCAGTCGGTCGGGCACGCCTCGTTATCGCATCGTCGCACGCATAGCAAcgcgtccacggcgtcgagccgcggcggcagagagCAGGACCCCATCGAGGCGAGTCCTCGTctcgatgccgaggccaagaagctggcggcgcggcgcaagatGGAGGAACGGGACGCGGATGTGCGGATTGCGGCCTTCAACAAGAGACTCCAGGACATGATCAGGCAGGGCAAAGAGGCGCTCGGCACGACAGTAGAAGTGGACGGCGGGGATGGAGGGTgggaggacgatgatgactGA
- a CDS encoding uncharacterized protein (EggNog:ENOG503P0U9~SECRETED:SignalP(1-20~SECRETED:cutsite=VAA-FE~SECRETED:prob=0.5762)~COG:C), which yields MASKNPIIIVGVGLAGLVAAFELQEKSVPVVFVEQENENNLGGQAFWSLGGIFCVDSAEQRRMGIKDSREQAWRDWQGSAAFDRDDEDVWPRRWARAFVDFATDEMEEYVKARGMGFMANVGWAERGDGTASGHGNSVPRFHLTWGSGPEVVRAFAEPVRKAADMGLVQFRWRHVVDEVVVDETSGRAVGVRGRVLEPDDGARGVKSSRVEVDRFELHGAAVLISSGGIGGNLDAIKAAWPVDQLGPKVPEHFVIGVPAHVDGRMIGIAETAGAHVINRDRMWHYNEGLENWNPIWPGHGIRVLPAPSSLWLDATGKRLPPFLFPGSDTRGTLKYICSTGYDYTWLVLNQAIIACEFALAGSEQNPDITGKSIWLLLTRVFGSKGTVPVQSFQKYGKDFVVRDTLDELVEGMNKLAAERNGPTLELVQIRDVVEARDAQMNNAYSKDAQAMLIKNARSYWPDKLSRVVKPHRLLDKGNGPLIAVRMNLLTRKTLGGIETNLSSNVMRADGTPFPGLYAAGEAAGFGGGGVHGYNSLEGTFVGGCIFSGRAAGRGIAEEVSKA from the coding sequence atggcatccaagaaccccatcatcatcgtgggCGTCGGTCTCGCCGGGCTCGTGGCCGCTTTCGAGCTACAGGAGAAGAGTGtccccgtcgtcttcgtggAACAGGAGAACGAGAACAACCTGGGCGGACAGGCCTTTTGGTCGCTCGGTGGCATCTTCTGCGTCGACTCAGCCGAGCAGCGACGCATGGGCATCAAGGACTCGCGCGAGCAGGCCTGGCGCGACTGGCAGGGCTCGGCAGCCTtcgaccgcgacgacgaggacgtctggccgcgccgctgggCACGCGCATTCGTCGACTTCGCGACGGATGAGATGGAGGAGTACGTCAAGGCGCGCGGCATGGGCTTCATGGCCAACGTGGGCTgggccgagcgcggcgacggcacggctAGCGGCCACGGCAACTCGGTACCGCGGTTCCACTTGACCTGGGGCAGCGGCCCGGAGGTGGTCCGGGCCTtcgccgagcccgtccggAAGGCGGCGGACATGGGCCTCGTGCAGTTCCGGTGGCGGCATGTCgtggacgaggtcgtcgtggACGAGACATcgggccgcgccgtcggtgTCAGgggccgcgtcctcgagccggACGACGGGGCGCGAGGCGTCAAGTCATcgcgcgtcgaggtcgaccgCTTCGagctgcacggcgccgccgtgcttatctcgtcgggcggcatcggcggcaacctggacgccatcaaggccgcGTGGcccgtcgaccagctcggccCCAAGGTGCCCGAGCACTTCGTCATTGGCGTCCCCGCGCATGTTGATGGTCGCATGATCGGCATCGCGGAGACTGCGGGTGCCCACGTCATCAACCGCGATCGCATGTGGCACTAcaacgagggcctcgagaATTGGAACCCCATCTGGCCCGGCCACGGCATTCGCGTcttgcccgcgccctcgtcgctgtgGCTCGACGCCACGGGCAAGCGGCTACCGCCGTTTCTCTTCCCGGGCAGCGACACACGCGGCACGCTCAAGTATATCTGCAGCACCGGGTACGACTACACGTGGCTCGTCCTCAATCAGGCCATCATCGCGTGCGAGTTCGCCTTGGCAGGCTCCGAGCAGAACCCCGACATCACGGGCAAAAGCatctggctgctgctgacgcgcGTCTTCGGCTCTAAGGGCACCGTCCCCGTCCAGAGCTTCCAGAAATACGGCAAGGACTTTGTCGTGCGCGAcacgctcgacgagctggtcgagggcATGAAtaagctcgccgccgaacgCAACGGCCCGACCCTCGAGCTGGTCCAGATCCgcgacgtggtcgaggcccgcgacgcccagaTGAACAACGCCTACTCCAAGGACGCCCAGGCCATGCTCATCAAGAACGCCCGGTCCTACTGGCCCGATAAGCTCAGCCGCGTTGTCAAGCCCCATCGCCTCCTCGATAAGGGTAATGGGCCGCTTATTGCCGTGCGCATGAACCTACTGACGCGCAAGACgctgggcggcatcgagaCGAACCTTAGCAGCAACGTCatgcgcgccgacggcacccCCTTCCCCGGTCTATatgccgcgggcgaggcggccggctttggcggcggaggcgtccACGGATACAACTCGTTGGAGGGGACGTTTGTGGGCGGCTGCATCTTTtcggggcgggcagcggggAGAGGCATTGCCGAAGAAGTATCCAAGGCCTAG